One genomic window of Conger conger chromosome 7, fConCon1.1, whole genome shotgun sequence includes the following:
- the shroom1 gene encoding protein Shroom3, whose protein sequence is MDSFNFHFERVSNVDLHPLSCPVNRLSPAKSTSSIDQFTHHHGKGDSAYSSFSGGSSAPDYSSPFIQEEINPHSMQYSDLKYVKAVYNPNDLNAGPKGMERLYRSMEAISQQCDQRNSFIGGRCCNQESPPPPPPPPPTRLDSFITIRNMENSRAYANPEGQVAETPQRWTHAASLDAAYPRPDPIYRRRVSQPNLRDPMSRSEVGQVPEPQRPASAVSRTPTGFIPLEGLKQQAGGSTGQTEMQKQRRHSVQEMQTWSTQHGTQTIINGNIQHKGQFYFVTGMCKPPEPNFKDTLSGVEEGEEEQCSEEQQCKPVVERSHSKVEQLLRNHHRRQDSWGSQGEQMAFSQNQDIRARTQYKELNDGIDPPGSLPVADKGSHSFNALDGQSQNAQGRELGLTSRRHHSSSNHIFYCGPEDHLPQSNPSTKEAGLPPQSLDPVISSKKADQENRGMRQLFDDVAKEKISKETTPLLYHLTGESRGVLANRPKTDNNPNGNWKESRRNSGALQWQSKEGPTHREEGASNSASRTTPTQESQHRMELPTDSYNTLDESFKKYYKEKLKDAQSKVLGETSFKRRDLQLSLPKRIRPNPEKRPTVLPSTFSSQGSSLASESSVPSVPGKDTIKESDKEDWQESILEGSKEKREESGNESGKECGTESSKEGSKECGKDSGKECSKENEKENGKENRRSPNLAQPQVARIGGRKRLTVEQKKMYYSEPEKLHLLGEGPSHTAHRSLGSERESLFSRDDLSEQGLVSSRRKVFETRGRALSASSLSKATLKEIQQKALVAYMERKKGHRSAEPQQPALLTPGQRHSTAGKPSDWGPRPVSGSVGPKKKLLRPLSAGRILDSSSSSVRYSQFVSPQHGAHICQSSLKESAGSAPEKAASAENLLDQPEPPEFFRARSTSTPHAFQTMSNIKDVSPEGALQRASSPKKAEGEVAAAKTRAASVSEVQRVRVVAPRGKSMEELGVPQVSRPPVLSKSSDQLDQLRTRQRSLFPKQDSSPRLSGSDDRALSRTPTPATPPVSGSSPRGRAQSTSSSVAPLSPERVGNSVFYIDSPQTLPPPPHTWESPERESPAPPSPPKGLNESRASSRIKTAPPVHSLLTELSGEDQDGLPDSTQEVSLSPGVTTDPSLWLLETSPAPPWPSPSPADDAGVKDSPNPPPLPPEADSQATVAFVDPAVENSPSTEGDPPGKQQQDEEGVEPEEGPQTGDPDLPTSAADEAKPRWEELVEEVVAKDQSLARVLCPVTNRKTAVMLMEQLLSEDTLLMEEHYRRKQEKKNSSAQQAGDRSETKEEEEEKIISPACDETHQKQETHQTPGSDVTEKKRLLMWHIEQRLQAVEAQREALQEEVRENELQSGAVDALVRESCLPAEHERYALFIGDLERVVSLLLCLSTRLARVQNALSTVDENTDAEEKKSLDSRHSLLCKQRDDAKDLKDNLDRRERVVSAILSKHLTPEQLQDYRHFVQTKASILIRLKDLEERQRLGQEQLESLTNSIPP, encoded by the exons ATGGATTCCTTCAACTTTCACTTTGAGAGGGTGAGTAACGTGGACCTGCATCCTCTGAGTTGTCCGGTGAACAGACTCTCTCCAGCTAAGTCCACCAGCAGCATCGACCAGTTCACCCACCACCATGGGAAAGGGGATTCCGCCTACAGCTCCTTTTCCGGGGGCTCCAGCGCCCCAGACTACTCATCTCCTTTCATTCAGGAGGAGATAAACCCCCATTCCATGCAGTACTCTGACCTGAAGTATGTGAAGGCTGTCTACAATCCCAACGACCTCAACGCTGGGCCCAAGGGCATGGAGAGGCTCTATAGGTCAATGGAGGCCATTTCCCAGCAGTGTGACCAACGCAACTCCTTCATAGGTGGGCGATGCTGCAACCAAGAgtctccaccaccaccaccaccacctccacccacTCGCCTGGACAGTTTTATAACAATAAGGAACATGGAAAACTCCAGGGCTTATGCGAATCCTGAGGGCCAGGTGGCAGAGACACCCCAGCGCTGGACCCATGCAGCTAGTCTCGATGCAGCGTATCCCAGGCCTGACCCAATCTACAGGCGCCGGGTCTCACAGCCCAACCTGAGGGACCCAATGAGTCGAAGTGAGGTGGGTCAGGTGCCAGAACCACAGAGACCTGCAAGTGCCGTGAGCCGGACACCGACAGGCTTTATTCCACTGGAAGGCCTCAAGCAGCAGGCTGGGGGTAGCACTGGCCAAACTGAGATGCAAAAACAGAGGAGGCACTCAGTCCAGGAGATGCAGACCTGGAGCACCCAGCATGGGACGCAGACCATCATCAATGGAAACATCCAGCACAAGGGGCAGTTCTATTTTGTGACAGGCATGTGCAAGCCACCTGAGCCCAATTTCAAAGACACGCTCAGtggtgtggaggagggggaggaagagcagTGCTCAGAAGAGCAGCAATGCAAGCCAGTGGTGGAGAGGTCTCACAGCAAAGTGGAACAGCTGCTCAGAAACCATCACAGACGTCAGGACAGCTGGGGCTCCCAGGGTGAGCAGATGGCCTTCAGTCAAAACCAGGACATCAGAGCAAGAACCCAATACAAAGAGCTCAATGATGGTATCGACCCACCTGGATCATTACCTGTTGCTGATAAGGGGTCACACAGCTTCAATGCCCTTGATGGACAAAGCCAGAATGCCCAGGGCAGGGAGCTTGGCCTTACTTCTCGCCGCCACCACAGCAGTAGCAATCACATCTTCTACTGTGGTCCAGAGGACCATCTTCCTCAATCAAACCCCAGCACCAAGGAAGCAGGTCTACCACCCCAAAGCTTGGACCCAGTAATTAGCAGTAAGAAAGCTGACCAAGAGAACAGAGGGATGAGACAGCTCTTTGATGATGTAGCTAAGGAGAAAATCAGCAAGGAAACCACACCCCTCCTGTACCACCTGACTGGTGAGAGTAGAGGAGTCTTGGCTAACAGGCCCAAAACTGACAACAACCCCAATGGGAACTGGAAGGAGTCACGACGGAACAGTGGAGCTCTGCAGTGGCAAAGCAAGGAAGGCCCCACCCACCGGGAGGAGGGGGCCTCAAACAGTGCCTCCAGGACCACACCCACCCAGGAGAGCCAGCATAGGATGGAGTTGCCAACTGACTCTTACAACACGCTGGATGAGTCATTCAAGAAGTACTACAAAGAGAAGCTGAAGGATGCCCAGAGCAAGGTTCTTGGGGAGACATCCTTCAAGAGGAGGGACCTGCAGCTCTCCTTGCCCAAAAGGATCAGGCCGAACCCTGAGAAGAGGCCCACTGTGCTTCCCTCCACCTTTTCCTCGCAGGGTTCCTCCCTGGCTTCAGAGAGCTCTGTACCCTCGGTACCAGGCAAGGATACTATCAAGGAAAGTGACAAGGAGGACTGGCAGGAGAGCATTCTGGAAGGCAGCAaggagaagagggaggagagtggCAATGAGAGTGGTAAGGAGTgtggcacagagagcagcaAAGAGGGCAGTAAGGAATGTGGTAAGGATAGTGGTAAGGAGTGCAGcaaagagaatgagaaagagaacGGGAAGGAGAATAGGAGGTCCCCGAATCTTGCTCAGCCGCAGGTGGCTCGAATAGGTGGCAGAAAGAGGCTGACAGTGGAGCAGAAGAAGATGTACTACTCCGAGCCGGAAAAGCTTCACCTGCTGGGCGAGGGACCATCTCATACTGCGCACCGTTCCCTCggcagtgagagggagagcctCTTCTCCAGGGACGACCTAAGTGAACAAGGGCTGGTTTCTTCCCGGAGGAAGGTGTTCGAGACCAGGGGCCGCGCCCTTTCGGCCTCCAGCCTCTCCAAGGCAACCCTGAAGGAAATCCAACAAAAGGCCCTGGTGGCCTATATGGAGCGTAAGAAGGGCCACAGAAGTGCCGAGCCCCAGCAGCCGGCCCTGCTCACCCCCGGCCAGAGGCACTCCACGGCAGGGAAGCCGTCAGACTGGGGTCCCAGGCCCGTCTCTGGAAGTGTGGGCCCTAAGAAGAAGCTTCTCAGGCCGCTCTCCGCAGGCCGCATCCTGGACTCCTCGTCCAGCTCTGTCAGGTACTCCCAGTTTGTCTCCCCTCAGCACGGTGCTCACATCTGTCAGTCCAGTTTGAAGGAGTCTGCAGGTTCTGCTCCAGAGAAAGCGGCCTCAGCTGAGAACCTGCTGGACCAGCCTGAGCCGCCGGAGTTCTTCCGGGCCCGTTCCACCTCCACGCCCCATGCCTTTCAG ACTATGAGCAACATTAAAGATGTGTCACCAGAGGGCGCTCTTCAGAGAGCAAG TTCACCAAAGAAAGCCGAGGGGGAGGTGGCAGCGGCTAAAACGCGAGCTGCCTCAGTCTCAGAGGTCCAGCGAGTTCGGGTGGTGGCCCCCAGAGGGAAGTCCATGGAGGAACTGGGCGTGCCCCAGGTCAGCCGGCCTCCGGTCCTGAGCAAGAGCTCCGACCAACTGGACCAGCTCCGCACCCGGCAGAGGAGTCTCTTTCCCAAGCAGGACTCCAGCCCCCGGCTGAGTGGCAGTGATGACAGGGCTCTCTCCAGAACCCCCACCCCAGCGACCCCCCCAGTCTCCGGCTCCTCGCCACGGGGTAGGGCCCAGTCCACCTCCTCCAGTGTGGCCCCCCTCAGCCCTGAGCGTGTGGGAAACAGCGTCTTCTACATTGACAGCCCCCAGACGCTaccaccaccccctcacacctGGGAGTCCCCTGAACGGGAGTCCCCTGCCCCACCCAGCCCACCCAAGGGCCTCAATGAGAGCAGGGCTAGTTCTAG AATAAAGACCGCCCCTCCAGTACACTCCCTCTTGACAGAACTCTCTGGGGAGGATCAGGACGGGTTGCCCGATTCCACCCAGGAAGTATCCCTGAGCCCTGGTGTGACAACGGACCCCAGTTTGTGGCTCCTCGAAACAAGCCCTGCTCCTCCTTGGCCCTCTCCATCTCCTGCTGATGACGCCGGAGTGAAGGACTCTCCAAACCCTCCACCCTTACCGCCGGAAGCTGATTCCCAAGCCACTGTAGCGTTTGTGGACCCAGCGGTGGAGAACAGCCCGAGCACGGAGGGCGACCCACCAGGAAAGCAGCAGCAGGACGAGGAGGGGGTGGAGCCAGAGGAGGGACCACAGACAGGGGACCCTGATTTGCCCACAAGTGCCGCGGACGAAGCCAAGCCTCGGTGGGAGGAGCttgtggaggaggtggtggcaAAGGACCAGTCGCTGGCCCGCGTCCTGTGCCCGGTGACCAATCGGAAGACGGCGGTGATGCTGATGGAACAGCTGCTGTCGGAGGACACGCTGCTCATGGAGGAACACTACAGGAGGAAACAGGAGAAGAAGAACAGCAGTGCCCAGCAGGCTGGGGACAG GTCAGAAAcaaaggaagaagaagaagagaaaatcATCTCGCCTGCCTGTGACGAAACACATCAGAAACAGGAAACACACCAGACtccaggaagtgatgtcacagagaagAAG AGACTCCTGATGTGGCACATCGAGCAGCGTCTGCAGGCGGTGGAGGCGCAGCGGGAGgccctgcaggaggaggtgcggGAGAACGAGCTCCAGAGCGGGGCGGTGGACGCCCTGGTGCGGGAGAGCTGCCTGCCTGCTGAACACGAGCGCTACGCCCTGTTCATCGGGGACCTGGAGCGCGTGGTCAGCCTGCTGCTCTGCCTGTCCACCCGGCTCGCCCGCGTGCAGAACGCTCTCAGCACCGTGGACGAGAACACGGATGCAGAGGAGAAG AAATCTTTGGACAGTCGGCACAGTCTCCTGTGTAAACAGCGGGACGACGCCAAAGACCTGAAGGACAATCTGGACCGGCGGGAGCGCGTGGTGTCCGCCATCCTGTCCAAGCACCTGACGCCTGAGCAGCTGCAGGACTACCGCCATTTTGTGCAGACCAAGGCCTCCATCCTGATCCGCCTGAAGGACCTGGAGGAGAGGCAGCGACTGGGGCAGGAGCAACTGGAGTCCCTGACCAATAGCATCCCGCCCTGA
- the LOC133134019 gene encoding ankyrin repeat domain-containing protein SOWAHA-like has product MAFTQDTILTFLLKRNGKAKNSEFLSEFKGLLNCSDLEEKKQNRDLFKTFVNHVAVVKEIEGEKHIVLKKRYVHLLKEFQALRDQKTEFGEYPAVTPDSPGEQRGPCESEGAYRSNPANSKESSDLDNSKVQPLSNTNCDDCNCSTEPSAVELALERSVDMDSARLHTGTNILPCKVLQVNSSKDNEVSPSGHLFATDKVRATAPQKPFMLPLRMPPTTRPIIVDFPVVNAKDESSGTGSNDQDLEKSPRSKRRLFEEIQTPTSPHPERGLKNAKPTEEPKYSATVPLETSDHEWLVKSATGQWSQVHGLLLQDAQLALKKDFMSGFTVLHWAAKGGNLEMVGTIIELCQRDHTDFDINARSHGGYTALHIAAIHDHRRVMVLLVSDYGADIHIRDNNGKKPYHYLRQEVPADVRELLGEAQASPQEPVQEKSGDDHFAEISKGFSTIGRLFHKHKQRPGFQPVLEDVEDENEESLPRNRTFSDVFKQGLAPH; this is encoded by the coding sequence ATGGCTTTTACTCAAGACACTATTCTGACATTCTTGCTGAAACGGAATGGCAAAGCGAAGAACTCCGAATTCCTGAGTGAGTTCAAAGGTCTTTTAAACTGCAGCGATCTAGAGGAAAAGAAACAGAACAGGGACCTTTTCAAGACTTTCGTGAACCACGTTGCCGTGGTCAAAGAAATAGAGGGCGAAAAGCACATCGTCCTTAAAAAGAGATATGTGCATTTGTTGAAAGAGTTCCAAGCTTTAAGGGATCAAAAAACAGAATTTGGAGAATATCCAGctgtcacacctgactctcccGGGGAGCAGAGGGGACCCTGTGAAAGCGAAGGAGCTTATCGCTCTAATCCTGCTAACAGCAAAGAGAGCTCGGATCTCGATAACAGTAAGGTGCAACCTCTTTCAAACACGAATTGCGATGATTGTAACTGCAGCACCGAGCCTTCGGCCGTTGAACTGGCATTGGAAAGAAGCGTGGATATGGATTCAGCCCGGCTGCATACAGGGACTAACATACTGCCATGTAAAGTATTACAAGTCAATAGCTCGAAAGACAATGAGGTGAGTCCCTCTGGGCATCTTTTTGCAACAGATAAAGTTAGAGCCACCGCTCCTCAAAAGCCTTTTATGTTGCCCTTGAGAATGCCGCCAACAACACGTCCGATTATTGTTGATTTCCCAGTGGTTAACGCTAAGGACGAGTCCTCAGGGACGGGTAGTAACGACCAAGACCTCGAAAAGTCCCCCAGGTCCAAGAGGAGATTGTTTGAGGAAATTCAGACTCCAACTTCTCCACACCCAGAGAGAGGCTTAAAGAACGCCAAACCCACTGAGGAACCCAAATATTCTGCAACCGTCCCGCTTGAGACCTCTGACCACGAGTGGTTGGTGAAGTCTGCCACCGGACAGTGGAGCCAAGTGCATGGCCTCCTGCTTCAGGACGCCCAGCTTGCCCTGAAAAAGGACTTCATGTCTGGCTTCACGGTTCTCCACTGGGCGGCGAAAGGTGGCAACCTGGAGATGGTGGGCACCATCATTGAGCTATGCCAGCGCGACCATACTGACTTTGATATCAATGCCAGAAGCCACGGTGGATATACGGCCTTGCACATCGCTGCCATACATGACCACAGGCGGGTGATGGTTTTACTAGTGAGCGATTATGGCGCCGACATACATATACGGGACAACAATGGAAAGAAGCCCTATCACTACTTGCGGCAGGAGGTCCCGGCTGACGTGAGAGAGCTGCTCGGTGAAGCGCAGGCCTCCCCACAGGAACCTGTGCAGGAGAAGAGCGGTGACGACCACTTCGCTGAGATCTCGAAAGGCTTTAGCACAATAGGTAGGCTGtttcataaacacaaacagcGACCGGGATTCCAGCCCGTGCTCGAGGACGTGGAGGATGAGAACGAGGAGAGTCTGCCTCGGAACAGAACCTTCTCGGACGTTTTTAAGCAAGGACTTGCGCCGCACTGA